CTTTAAATCCGATATTGATTCTATATGAGACATATGAAATACAACTCTATATTCATAAAATTAGGTACCACTGGGATCAAATTGTTTACTATCACTTGCTGCTTTCGCAATACTACAGAAACGTTCGCATGTAACGCACAGGTTGCAGCTTTTTGCACACCAAATGGATACAAATGTTCCAAAATTGGTCAGTAATCATAAATAATTTCGCCCCGTATTGTTACGGTATTAAATTTCAGATATTTTCACAGGGAAAAACTCTTCCACAACTAGTTTCCAATTTTACAACAGTTGCCAGAATAGCAACCATATATTCTATAATGCTAacgaaaaattcattttatcatCTCTCCCAACCTCCATATCCCACCGCCAAACCTGTGGCCCGACCTCTCATCCAACCGCACAAGGAATTCAACTTTTGCTCTCCTGAAATTTCTATGAATCAAAGGATCACAAAATAATTCATCACTGAATCAATACTCATTTTGCAAACGCCCAAAAATCTAAGACAATCAAAGTGATATGTCTAGGAGAATCACCACCAACAGCAAGGAAGTTAAAAAGGTATTCCATCTCCTTACTAGATCAAACAATTGAATTTCAACAGACCACAAAACCATGTGATTTTTATGGAAGTATTAAAGGATTACCCTAGAAAATATGTTTCCCACACTTGATAcctccttttccttttttcttgttGAGGCTAGCCTGTTGCTAATCTGAGAGATACATCTAAGCAATAATCACATGGAATTAAGAGCCAAAACAAACATGCTATGTTGTATCATCATCGCCCTAGAAAAATTAGATTACTGAAACTATGAGGAAAAATCATTTgattgcttctttttttttttaattggtttTTCCCTTAACCAACtttaaatttctattttatttctaCCTATTTTTTGGTCAGAGAAATGGGGTGTGTTTGGAGCCTATGGTCTGTAGATCTAAACAAACCCTAAGCAAAGCTCTTAGGTTAAACCACCAACCACGCTTCTGATATGAACAGATTTAACTCATTAAAATGCACTAATGGTTGTAGTGCTATAGGATCAGTAACAATTTGGCAGCCTGTTAGATAGACACTTCTTAAAATAATCCAGATTAAGTCTCTCTACGCATTTTAGCCTATGCATGCCTTTTTTTTCTATTGTTCAGCACCATCACCACTCAAATGATCCTTTAAAACCTTTTCATGAGTGATGCGTTAAAATTATCAGGCAAACATGATATGCTTTTGTTCAAGCGGGAAATTGTATCAAATACATCACAAAGTAACCAGACttgcaaagcacaataagtgaGATGCTGCAGAACATATGAATTTTCAAATGTCAAGTTAGTCCTAGGCAGGTTATCTACCTATACTGATCAGATATACTGATCCAAACTATGTGCTCTAAAAAAAGCAGATAAACTGATCAGTCATTATTTTTTCAACTGCGATGCTTGACTCCCTTCCTCTCCCCTCTCCATCTTCTTttgtctcttctttcttttttcttttttcttttttaagctTATTGAGCAGTTTCTTCACATTCATTCTCAGATACTACTTTCAAACATGGCTGAGGAAGACAACAACCCAGCACATTCATGTGATGCTATTAGTAGGCTACCAGATGAATTACTTCATACCATACTGGACAAACTACCACTAAATGATGCAGTGAGTACCGGATTCTTGTCACATAGATGGAGACATTTATGGAAGTATGTTTCCACTGCAGACTTTGGTCCATCATGGGTTCAGTTGACAGGAAAAGAGATTGTTTCATCTCTTAATCAGTTCATATGCCTTCATAAAGGTCTCAAAATTCAAAGCTTCTCTGTAAGATTCACATATCAGCCAGAAATGTCAAAAGCTGTTGATTCATGGGTCCTATTCGCAATTAATAAGCATGTTGAAAACCTAGATCTTGACTTTGATGAGGATGATGCCAATATTGCAAAGAATACTGCAGTTGATCCTTGCTATAAGTTACATACATGTGTTTTCAACAGCAAATCATTGACCATGTTGCTACTGTGTTTCTGTGATCTGGAGCTGCCAGTGTCCTTTCAGCTTCAGGCTCTCAAAGTATTGCATTTGCATCGAATTGAATTACATCATGATATAATCCAAAAGGTCACTTCAAATGCTCCAGTCCTCCAGCAACTATTCTTGAGTGATTGCAACAGGACCACGGATCTGCATGTTCATGTTGCACCAAATCAACATGTTTGTAATTTGGTGATAATTGAAAACTTTTTTCCTGTTGACCACTCAACTACAATGTTTATCAAGGCTCCTACTGCCTTAAATGTTGGATTTATGGGCTCAATGCCAAGGTCAAACTACAGGATAGATGAAGTATCGGAATATACTGAGGTTTATTTCAGTCTTCATGGGATGTTTGATGCTTGTGGAAAGCATGGAATAAACATCCTGTTTAATGATTCCAATGTTCAAAAATATGAAAACATACTCCAAGAGCTTCTTGCAAGTTTCCAAAAGGCTGACACCATTAACTTGTGCGATTGGTGTATCCAGGTATTCCATTCACATGGATGTAGATTACTTCCAACTTTTACTCTTCATGACCTTGAAATTCATAAAATGCATAGAATATTTTCTAATGGATTTACTTTGGGTGGCTTTAATATGGGCAACTCTATATTGAACTAGAGACTCAATTACTCAAATGATCTGAAAAGAACCCTAGACCAAGTCAATCAGTTTCACTTCCAACATCTTATAACATGCAAATATTTTATGCAGCTTCTTTCTCTGCGAGAGCTAAGAAATCTAAAGAGATTAAGATTCAATTGCACCACTTTGGAAATAAGTAGTAGTTTCTGGAAATGGGAGCTACCAGGAATCATTTACATGCTAAAAGCATGTCATCAAGTTGAGGAGCTGACATTAGTATTGGCTCCCAGAAATGAAGAGATAAAGGTACGAAATATGAATCGTATTCCATCTGCTATTCATCATTTTCTTTGCTTCACTCCTCAGTCTTTTTACCTGTCATTATATAGTGCTTTATCAATGCCTAACAGTTTTTGCTCAAAAAATTGCCAGATTCCCGAAGATTATTTGTTCCAACATGATTTCCAGGAACGCAGATTCCTGCATACCCAGGATTTGAGACTTGAACTAGAAAACCTGAGTACAGTACGGTTCAAAGTAACTCATGGAGATTATCAGACATGGAAGGATGAATATTTTGATCTGAACAAATTCTTCAATGGGGCTATCTTGGCAATAGAGTTCATGCAACTTTTAAGGGGACATGCAGTGAATCTAGGTAGTCTTATATTTAGCACAAACAAGCAAGAGATTGAAATTTTgttcaaagaagaagaagtagaagaggaagaaaaagacGCAGcagcaccaccaccaccaccaacaacaacaacaaggAAGCCACCAATTCAAATTCACCTGGactaataagaagaagaagctaaGAAGAATAAATGAAAGAGTGACATTGCTGTTCTAGTTGCAGTTGCTTTCATTGGGACAAGTTTTTTGGTCTAACATACTTTGTTCTAGTTGCTCTGGTTGTTttagtttttgttgttgttgtttaaACATCAGGATATTATGAGAATGTCACATGATGTTTAAATTTCTATTTAGCATTGTGTGCGCTCCTATGGACATGGTTTTTCCTGGCATgcttctataaaaaataatttggagCTTATTAGTTATGCTATTCTGTTATATATCCAACTGGTTCAAGTTTTCTCTCCTAACGCACTTTGATATAAAACGCACCAAGGAAAACCCCATAACCACAAACCTCCCCTTTTCTCAGCTGTACTGTTTCCATTGAAATGCCCAGAAAAATTTCAACTGATTAGGATTTGAACCAAGTACATGTTTAATTGAGAGAATATGTTTGAATTCAAGCTGTCTCAGATTCTAATATGGCATTATACAGCAATAAATTCTCAACCTCGAACACACGAAACAACCACAAATAGAGGAATTCGATTCTTGATCCATTGAACTCTCAAATGGAAATAATGCACAAGATAATTACTACAAATTGGAAACAAAAATTTCAATGATAATTTACAACTAACAGTACAAGACTCACCTGGAGCGAAAATAATCTCTTGGCGCGCACAAGAAGAAAGATGTTACCTTTGGGTGTAAGTTAAGAAATCCCTGAACGAATCAATTTTGCTGTGGTCAAGTGGAGATGAAGGAATTTATCGTTTGCTTTTGGGCGCTATAAATTATGAAGACAACGGCGACGTTTTAGTTACGGGCACAAATTTAGAAGTTCTCGTTTAGTTGCTCCATCCAGTTGCCGCAAGGTGATGCACTATTCTTGAATGTTTAACTGAAGCagtgatattttaattatacaattattaagtttattgataaaaaataaatttattatgattaAGAGATAtacatcttttaaatttttttgcagTAATAAAGTtgcaataaatataaaaaaaaatctaaatttttttataaaatttaaattaaaattctcaattaaaatatccataaaataataatataaataaattttattattaattaaatcaccataatttatattatatttttaattttttaacattatatTATCTATAAAGAtcgaatttatttattaaaaatatatataatataattatttttataattatataacaataaattttaattaaaaaaatattttatttattaagcatttatataattaataaatatttttaaattttattctcctTCGCTCTCCATGCATTGAAAATTAGATTAAAACATTATTtagaaatttgaataaaatatttagaataaataaaaaattaaactaaaattttaaattaatttaatttaattaattttttaatttaaattaatttaatttaattaattttttaatttaatttaaatttaaaatattcagaataaataaaaaattaaactaaaattttaaattaatttaatttaattaattttttaatttaaattaatttaatttaattaattttttaatttaaattaatttaatttaattaattttttaatttaatttaaatttaaaatattcagaataaataaaaaaattaaactaaaattttaatttaatttaatttttttaatttttttaattttttttaacgtaTAAATCAATAATTACCTCCTTGTCCTTGCAGTTGGGCTATAAATTAAGTGGAATTATGGAGTGCTGAGAAGCCTACCATACATTATAAAACAGAATACAACTTTTGCAAAAGAATTCCGAGTGTTCTTCTCAAGACATGAACCCCCATTCACTCTCTTCCTTCTCCTTTTTCTCTTACTTGTAAGTATATAATTTCATAaacttcttcaattctttttcCATATACAGCTATTCATGGTATAGAGATTAATAGGATAGTTATTAATCCTccgttttgaaataaaatttcgtaaaactttaattttttttattataattattttatttaatataaaatatgtttttaaatttaaaaaatattcattatacataaaaaaaaatatttataattttataaaaatttatttaaaatataatgaagAGTGAATATTTTCACCTTGTGCAAGAAAAATGCCGGAGGAATACTGGAAGAGTGTAATGAAAGAACAGACCATGTTAGACGGCATTAGAAACATGTTTGttaaagattcggccgccgataATAATTTTGTATCAGATTACAAATCAAGATATCATTTTGTTAAGGATTTTGACATCAAATGTATTCCTATAATAAATGAAAGCAGTCATCGCGAGAATTTAAGAGTCGACGATCATgagaagaaacaaaaaaaaatttctgcTGAACGTAACAAGCCTGAAACGGCTTGAAACGGAGGTTCCCACTTGCCACTTAGAAACTTCCATAAGACTAAGGAtctcataataatttattatctgTGTTTGTATTAGTTAGTGTTTTAATCATTTGCTTTGTGTGATTATACAAAGTTTTTCCAATTTTCAGTTATGTCCTCTATTGTACCTACATCATAATATGATTTTCATTTTACAAGAAGAACAAAaaacaactaattaattaattggtaATTAACAATGGGCATGAGATTCTTAGGCTTAAACACTCACTTTTATGATATTACAATCACCcttaattttcttattaatttttttgccaattatttgtttttattaaCAATGGGAATAATGTAAATGCTGCATATATAAATCTTGAAAATTAGTGATGTATGTTCCTTCAACAAAGAGCATGGGCTTAAATTTGGTCTTTAGGCCTaaagaaagaggaagaaaaaaaaaaaaaaaaaaaaagaggcccAAGTTCTTTTGGATGGTAAAATGAAATTTCTCAGATAAACCCATCACCAATATGATTGGTTCAGAAATAGCGCCTTAGATTACAGCCACTATCCAACGTGGCAATTGCAGCATCATCAACCTTCAACAGAAACCAGGCCTAAGACCCGTCTTCTCTCTATCTTTCTGTTTTGCTCTTCTCTCCTTGATCATCAATGGCGGTCACACTACCATCACCCTCAGCTGCTTATCTTCGAGGAATCCAACGCCACTTCTTCTCTTCCAATCCACTCTTCTCACCCCCATTTCCAGCTAAACAGGTCCTCACAGTCGTAGCTATGGCCTCCCAAAAGAAGGTACTTAATATTTACTCCTCGTTTCAGCAGCCCTTTTCACTTGTTCctcttcaatttaatttatttcgatTTCTCTGTAAATGAAAATGATGATGCAGGTGAATAAGTACGATGATGGTTGGCAGAAAAAATGGTACGGTGCGGGAATATTCTACGAAAGCAGTGAAGAAATGGAATTCGATGTGTTCAAGAAGCTGGAGAAGCGCAAAGTGCTTAGCAACGTAGAAAAAGCAGGACTACTCTCAAAGGCGGAGGATCTGGGATTCACACTCTCATCAATAGAGAAGTTGGGTGTGTTCTCGAAAGCTGAGGAATTGGGGCTATTGAGTCTGTTGGAGAAGACAGTCAGTGTATCCCCGTCCACGCTGGCTTCGGCTGCGCTTCCGATACTGGTACTGGCTCTGGCAGCGGTAGTCGTGATACCCGATGATTCTGCGGGGCTGGTGGCTGTGCAAGCTGTGTTGGCCGGAGGGCTTGTGGTAGGCGCTGCTGGGTTGTTTGTTGGGTCTGTTGTGCTTGGTGGGCTGCAAGAAGCTGACTGAGCCTGAGTTTTGTTTTCCTTGCTTTTTGggcattttcattttttaaaaaaatttaaatcgtgTGGAGTGTGTATGATTATATTAATAGATGTAAATTGCAGGTTAGGGataacttttttcttttaatgaataaataatGGTAAGGCATTGATCAAAATTTCCCTTTTAACAACAAACACATATAATCAGATAAATGATATGTCAATGcaagaaattttataataaaaaaagaatatgCATGATTAGGGCTGAGCAATTTTCGGtctaaaccgaaaaaccgaaccgaaccgattaaattCGGTTTATCGATTCGGTTAGTCGGAaagatcggtttggttcggttagtaaatttaaaattattcgattttcgattcggtttggtttaaacatattaaataaccgatcaaaccgaaaaatcgaacccaacccaacccagGGGGTTGGGGTGCTGGCCTATCGtacccaacccaacccaacccaacccagcAGGCCAGCACCCCAACCCCCTCCATACCTTTCGCCGAACCCCTCCATCCCATTTTCCACATTCTCCAATCTCCCGATTCCCCCACCCCTATTCTCCCGAATCTCGATTCCTCCCCTGAGCTCTCCACACTCTCATAGTCGAATCCGAATCCTTAACAAATCAATCATCAAATCTCAttaatctctttctctttcacgTTGATCTGCACAGAGGCTGAGGACTGGCAAAACACTCTTCGTTTCCTCTTTGACTCCTCTTCGGCTTCCTCTGTTTTACAGCTAAAAGCTGAACTTGCTTATTAACCTCTGAAATTTGcaatctttactctttctgcGAGACGACTGTGAAACAGAGGAAGGTGTAGAATctaaagaggaagaggaagaagaagatggtgACGACGACGACGGTGACGAAGATGACGACGACGAAGACGATGAAGACGATGATGAGGGGGGCGAGGACGACGAAGACGACGAGGTTCAGGTCTTACAATCCTCCAGAGGGCCACCGGTTCAGTCGGCGGATGACGACGAGGACGACGACAACGAGGATGACGATGAAGATGACGATGATGAAGGCGGAGACGATGATGACGACGACGACGACGACGAGGAGGAAAACGATGACGAGGATGAAGACGGTGAAGAAGAGGTAATATATATCCAAATTTATACAATTTTCCGCATATACTTCATTTCTCTCATCTGGGTTGCGAGTTTCTCTCATCTGGGTTTTGATTCATATCTTTGTTACGATTTCTGGGTGGCCGTGGtttttaatagaatatttattaaattattttattgaaattagaaataaaaaattaaaaaaaaaatacagatttcggtttgaaccgaactgaaccgaactgatttttatcggttcgattcgattcggttataccttcataatcggtttttttggttttataaattttaacaaatcggTTTTCGATTTTatcggaaccgaaccgaccgattgcacggTCCTATAGCATGATATACCTTAAACATGGAAAatggaaatttaataaaataatggaGATGCGGGGTATCGATCCCCGTACCTCTCGCATGCTAAGCGAGCGCTCTACCATCTGAGCTACATCCCCCATTTGCAAACGTTTTaaaatagaatatatatattCTCTTCCCGTGTTGTTCATTTTTGGATTTATTATCTGCTTTTGGAGTGGATgccatttaaatttaatttaagagatcatttaaattatttttattattattttttgagttATTTCAGGAAAATAGTGATTTTGATTTAGATTGTAACAACAAGTAGTTTATGTCACTCATTCGTGAGccatttataaaagaaaatatatgttAGTGAGTTAATCCAATGTTGTTTACAATTGAGGTTTTCAATGATTAGGGTacacaaaattttataaaattgtagattaaatgaattatatcgtttagtttaatataatttaaaatgtaaatttaattaaactctatataatttatatttaatttaattttaaattgaaattcatTACTCGCATTTTCCAAACTATCTTTTAAAtgtaaaactaaaaatttataatctttCCCCCAAAAATTGTAATTTCTCCTCTATAAAACAAACTTGGtatctaataattaaatttataacaattaataaatatataaacctTAAGCAAAGTATtgataaatatgaaataaattcACATGTCTCCTAATATAAGATATTAATATGAAGAGCAGGATGTGGTAAGATTATAATAGTTGTCTGCAAATGAGTTGTAACAATTCAGATCAGATACTGTTCATAAGAGCATTAAAAGTCGTATTACATATGCAAATTCCATGCATATGTTGATTGGTGACTAGCTAGTTCtaagaatattttatttatttatatgattaGAAATCataagaaaatcttatccaggAATCATACAGGCCAGAATTTTAATACCAACTTCAtactctctctgtctctctcccAAGTAGACATCTACTGATTTAAATTTGCAGGCTTTTTTCATTTGTATTTGTAGCGGCAAGCCCAGAATAAATAGTGCAAGAAGTTCAATCCACTCAATGTGCACATCAACCAGTAAAACCTCTCAAGGTGATAATGATTCAAGTTGTTTCCGAACAGCCATGGCGTGTGTCTGCATGCACCAGTCACAGCATTCACTATCGACACAAGCACTGAACTCAGGTAATATCCCATGGCCAGTGAGGCCCAGGACAGAGACGTAGCTAATGATCTCATGCTTAAAGGCGCTTCTGTGAAGAAGAACTCCATCATTCCAGCTAAGGTGAAAAGATCAGCTGATCCAAGGAACAAGTACTGCCAGGCGATCCAAAGAAATGTGGTGGGTAGAGGTTCTGCTGAATCTGTTAGTTCATAGTTGGCAACCACTCTCTTTCTCTTGATTTCTACTAGAGCTGCCACTGCCATTGCTACAATGGAGAGGAATAGTCCTGTCCCCATTCTTTGCAAATGAGTGATACCCATTTCAGATTTTGTAATTTTCCTCGCAAATGGAGCGATTATATGGTTATAAATTGGTGCCAGGATCATGATGAAGATGACAGGGAAGACAGGGAGAGAAGCTGGTGGGACTTTCAAGGAACCAAGCTTGGTGTTCATGGTTGACGCTTGTTGGACAGAGAAGGTTGAGAGTTGAGCGAGGCAGCAGTTTAACATTATGGTAGACATGAAGATGGGTAATATCCTTAGCACTATCTTAACTTCTTCTACTTCCTTTGCTGTGCATTGAAGCTTTGGGTTTACATTCTTGTTCATCACTGCTCTATCGAGAAACATCAAATTTTCCTGACTTGGTGCCCCCCTTTTAGCATGATTATCCTCTCCCTCGCTGGTCTCAGTGGTGTATGATGAGCTTGTGTCCATGCCCGTCACAGCATTGCTAGGACTCCCAGGTTTGCAGACGTTATAAATTGCTGCGACGATAACCTTTAAAATGGTTGTGATGGGGCTTCCCTTGGGAACTTTGCACCTATAAGTTGGGGATCCAAGGAGAAAAATTGGGATGGAGAGAAGTATAGT
This Manihot esculenta cultivar AM560-2 chromosome 6, M.esculenta_v8, whole genome shotgun sequence DNA region includes the following protein-coding sequences:
- the LOC110618310 gene encoding F-box protein At5g03100; translation: MAEEDNNPAHSCDAISRLPDELLHTILDKLPLNDAVSTGFLSHRWRHLWKYVSTADFGPSWVQLTGKEIVSSLNQFICLHKGLKIQSFSVRFTYQPEMSKAVDSWVLFAINKHVENLDLDFDEDDANIAKNTAVDPCYKLHTCVFNSKSLTMLLLCFCDLELPVSFQLQALKVLHLHRIELHHDIIQKVTSNAPVLQQLFLSDCNRTTDLHVHVAPNQHVCNLVIIENFFPVDHSTTMFIKAPTALNVGFMGSMPRSNYRIDEVSEYTEVYFSLHGMFDACGKHGINILFNDSNVQKYENILQELLASFQKADTINLCDWCIQLLSLRELRNLKRLRFNCTTLEISSSFWKWELPGIIYMLKACHQVEELTLVLAPRNEEIKIPEDYLFQHDFQERRFLHTQDLRLELENLSTVRFKVTHGDYQTWKDEYFDLNKFFNGAILAIEFMQLLRGHAVNLGSLIFSTNKQEIEILFKEEEVEEEEKDAAAPPPPPTTTTRKPPIQIHLD
- the LOC110616591 gene encoding uncharacterized protein LOC110616591 — encoded protein: MAVTLPSPSAAYLRGIQRHFFSSNPLFSPPFPAKQVLTVVAMASQKKVNKYDDGWQKKWYGAGIFYESSEEMEFDVFKKLEKRKVLSNVEKAGLLSKAEDLGFTLSSIEKLGVFSKAEELGLLSLLEKTVSVSPSTLASAALPILVLALAAVVVIPDDSAGLVAVQAVLAGGLVVGAAGLFVGSVVLGGLQEAD
- the LOC110617921 gene encoding nucleolin-like, giving the protein MIYDCETEEGVESKEEEEEEDGDDDDGDEDDDDEDDEDDDEGGEDDEDDEVQVLQSSRGPPVQSADDDEDDDNEDDDEDDDDEGGDDDDDDDDDEEENDDEDEDGEEEENSDFDLDCNNK
- the LOC110616590 gene encoding protein NRT1/ PTR FAMILY 4.6; this encodes MDEANRLSTWEGYVDWKNGPALRGRHGGMLAASFVLVVEVLENLAYLANASNLVLYLSKFMHFSPSSSANIVTNFMGTAFLLALLGGFLADAFFTTYRIYLISALIEFMGLLVLTLQARFPSLKPPPCVPGDTVISCEEVDGLKKMMLFAGLYLVALGVGGIKGSLPPHGAEQFDETTPQGRKQRSAFFNYYVFCLSCGALIAVTFVVWIEDNKGWQWGFGISTATILLSIPIFLLGSPTYRCKVPKGSPITTILKVIVAAIYNVCKPGSPSNAVTGMDTSSSYTTETSEGEDNHAKRGAPSQENLMFLDRAVMNKNVNPKLQCTAKEVEEVKIVLRILPIFMSTIMLNCCLAQLSTFSVQQASTMNTKLGSLKVPPASLPVFPVIFIMILAPIYNHIIAPFARKITKSEMGITHLQRMGTGLFLSIVAMAVAALVEIKRKRVVANYELTDSAEPLPTTFLWIAWQYLFLGSADLFTLAGMMEFFFTEAPLSMRSLATSLSWASLAMGYYLSSVLVSIVNAVTGACRHTPWLFGNNLNHYHLERFYWLMCTLSGLNFLHYLFWACRYKYK